In one Castor canadensis chromosome 15, mCasCan1.hap1v2, whole genome shotgun sequence genomic region, the following are encoded:
- the LOC109702331 gene encoding olfactory receptor 2T2-like → MNTGNETWIDFFLLGLFPELPYISILITSILLIYIITFIGNAILILLIWVDSRLHTPMYILLSHLSLIDLALISTTVPKTVINFFSRKKDISKVACGTQIFFFFALGGSECLLLTLMSYDRYMAICNPLRYPVIMNPRVCLQMVLVSWGGGALNSLINTIYTMHFPFCGSREIHHFFCEMPAILKLSCEDTSLYETVVSIICIVFVLLPLGLIMSSYMLIFLTVHRMNSSEGRRKALATCSSHLAIVSLYYGPAMIIYMTPHFFHTSEQDEILSMINTIFTPMLNPLIYSLRNKEVLAALRKVVSQRFI, encoded by the coding sequence ATGAATACAGGAAATGAAACATGGATAGACTTCTTTCTTCTGGGGCTTTTCCCAGAGCTGCCATATATCAGCATCCTCATCACTTCCATTCTCCTGATCTATATCATCACCTTCATAGGGAATGCTATCCTGATACTCTTGATCTGGGTAGATTCTcgcctccacacccccatgtacatACTGCTCAGCCATCTCTCACTTATTGACCTGGCCTTAATTTCTACCACAGTCCCAAAAACAGTCATCAACTTTTTCTCTAGGAAGAAAGACATCTCAAAAGTTGCCTGCGGAACccagattttcttcttctttgcccTTGGAGGTAGTGAGTGTCTCCTTTTGACCCTCATGTCTTATGACCGTTACATGGCCATCTGCAACCCTCTGAGATATCCAGTTATCATGAACCCCAGGGTATGTCTGCAGATGGTCCTGGTGTCCTGGGGTGGAGGTGCCCTAAATTCCCTCATCAATACCATCTACACCATGCATTTCCCCTTCTGTGGTTCCAGAGAAATCCACCATTTTTTCTGCGAGATGCCTGCCATCCTGAAGCTCTCCTGCGAGGACACTTCCTTGTATGAGACAGTGGTGTCTATCATATGCATCGTGTTTGTTCTTCTTCCCTTAGGACTCATCATGTCTTCCTACATGCTCATCTTCCTTACAGTCCACCGAATGAATTCTTCAGAGGGCAGAAGGAAAGCCCTGGCCACTTGTTCCTCTCATCTGGCTATAGTGAGTCTCTACTATGGGCCAGCCATGATCATCTACATGACTCCCCATTTTTTCCACACGTCAGAACAGGACGAAATACTCTCCATGATTAATACCATCTTCACACCCATGCTCAACCCTTTAATTTACAGTCTGAGAAACAAGGAGGTACTTGCTGCTCTGAGAAAAGTGGTGAGTCaaagattcatttaa